ATCCCGTTGTGGATCACGCGCACCCGCTCCGCCGGCACGCCGTAAAGCGCCTGCACGTCGCGGTTCATCGCCTCCGAGACCGCCACCACCCCGTCCGCGTTCCCGTACGCCGTCCGCTCCACCCAGGAGGATGCGTGGTAGGCGGTGCCCAGCTGCTCCACCTTCCAGGGGCGGTGCGGCTCCAGCGAGTGCGTGGTGAGCACCAGCCGCGCGCCGGTGAGATGTCGGGCCAGGCACCCCGCCAGGTGCGAGTACCAGGTGTGGCAGTGCACCACGTCCGGCGCCTCCGCCGCGCCCGCCATGGCCAGGTTGCGCGCCAGCGCGTCCAGCAGCCGCGCGTGCCGGGGGTCCTGCGCCGGGACGGGAGGCGCCGGGGGAATCCCGTGCACGTGCAGGCTCCCCCGGTCCTCGCGCTGCTCGCCGAAGGCGAAGACGTCCACCCGGTGGGCGCCGCCGTCCAGCCGGGCCAGCTCGCGCGACAGGTACTCCACGTGCACCCCGGCCCCACCGTAGACGTGGGGCGGGTATTCGTTCGAGAAGAGGGCGATGCGCATGGCGTCAGACGACCGTGCCGTCGGGGATCTCCGCGTTCTTGCCGATCACCACGATCCCGTCCCGGATGTAGAAGCCCGGCCCCTCGCCGTCCTGCGTCCCGTCCTTGTTGGTGATGACGCAGTCCTTCCCGACGGAGGCGTTGCGGTCCACGATGGCGCACTCGATCCGGGTCCCCGCCCCGATCCCCGGGCTGGCGGGGCCCTGCACCGGGCTGCGCTCGTCGCCCGCGTCCCACGGGTAGTAGTCCGCGCCCATGATGACCGTGTTGCGGATCCGCGTCCCCGGTCCGAGGTAGGAGCGCACGCCGATCACGGCGTCCGTGATCTCGCTGTCCACGATCACGCTCCCCTCGGCGATGATGGCCCGCTCCACCGAGGTGCGGATCACCTTGGCCGGCGGCAGCATCCGGGCGTTGGTGTACAGCGGCCGCTCCGGGTCGTACAGGTTGAAGTCCGGGCGCGGCTGGGCCAGCATGATGTTGGTGTCGAAGAACGAGCGCACTGTGCCGATGTCGTTCCAGTAGTCCGTGAACGGGTACGCCACCACGTGGCACTCGTCGATCGACCCGGGGATGACCTGCTTCCCGAAGTCGTGGTCGTCGGGGTGCCCGTCCAGCACGTCGCGCAGCACCGCCGCGTTGAAGATGTAGATCCCCATGGAGGCCAGGTACACCCGCCCCGCCTCCTGCAGCTCCGCCGCGACCGGGCTCTCCTTCCCCTCCAGCTGGTCCAGCGGCGGCTTCTCGTGGAACTCG
This DNA window, taken from Longimicrobiaceae bacterium, encodes the following:
- a CDS encoding glucose-1-phosphate adenylyltransferase; its protein translation is MSQMLAVILGGGAGTRLFPLTSDRAKPAVPLAGKYRLVDVPISNCINSGLYRIFLLTQYNSASLNNHVARAYVFDRFHGGFVTVLAAEQTASSELWYQGTADAVRRSMAHIANYPHDHVIILSGDQLYSMDYRVMLEHHVKHGADITVAVTPVVARDAPGFGILKMNDQCRITEFHEKPPLDQLEGKESPVAAELQEAGRVYLASMGIYIFNAAVLRDVLDGHPDDHDFGKQVIPGSIDECHVVAYPFTDYWNDIGTVRSFFDTNIMLAQPRPDFNLYDPERPLYTNARMLPPAKVIRTSVERAIIAEGSVIVDSEITDAVIGVRSYLGPGTRIRNTVIMGADYYPWDAGDERSPVQGPASPGIGAGTRIECAIVDRNASVGKDCVITNKDGTQDGEGPGFYIRDGIVVIGKNAEIPDGTVV